The genomic segment TGTCCTGGCAACGCTGAGGCCCGATGTGGTGCTTTCCGCGATTTCCCCGGACAACACCTGGGCAGAGATCTCGCCCGACGAATGGGCGGCCGCGACGAACGCAGCAAAAGCACGGTTGGCCTGATCCAGCGGAAACCCACAGGCGCCGTCGCCTTCGCCGCCTGGCCGGATCGTCTCGGCAACGCCGCCTGTGCCTTCAGGCCGCGCGGCTGGGCGGCGGGCGAGCGCCGTGCGCTTCGAAACGGCATCCCTGCTGCGATGCAATCGGCTCATTGCCGCAATGCGGAACGGGCACCTTGACCGTTCGTCCGCGCCTTCCTACGTTCACTTCGACCCGAACAGCGAGGGACCCGTCGCGGCGTTCCCCGGCAATCGAGCGAAAGGTATGTTCATGGCAACGGTCAAGGTTTCCGATACGTCGTTCGAGAACGACGTCCTGAAGGCGAATGGTCCCGTCGTGGTCGATTTCTGGGCGGAATGGTGCGGCCCCTGCAAGATGATCGCGCCCGCGCTGGAGGAGATCGCCGGCGAGCTCGGCGACAAGGTCACCATCGCGAAGATCAATGTCGACGAGAATCCGGGCGTGCCCTCCCGCTACGGCGTGCGCGGCATTCCGACCCTGATGCTGTTCAAGGACGGCGAGGTCGCCTCCACCCAGGTCGGCGCCCTGCCCAAGGGCAAGCTGCAGGAGTGGATCGAGGGCGCCATCTGACGCGGCCCTCGACTCTTTCCCGTCATGCCCGCCTTTCGCGGGACTGACGGATGGACAGGATCTCTACCCGAAGCGGGGCTCCCATGGCGGAGCCCCGTTCTTCTTTGCGCTCACGCCACCGGCGCCTGCGCGGCGAGCACGTGGCCCGCGAGATAGAGGGAGCCGCAGATGAGCACGCGCGGCGGCTCGCCCTCCCCGTCGCCCGCTGTCTGTCCGGCAAGCGCGAGCGCCTCCTCCAGCGTCTCCGCCGTCTCCGCCTCGAAGCCTTCCTCCTGTGCGATCGCGGCGAGATCGGCGGCGGGAACGGCATTCTCCTCGCCCGGAATCGTCAGCGCGACGATCTTGCGGGCAAGCCCCCTGAAGGCGCCGAGATAGCCGGCGGCGTCCTTGGTGGTGAGCAGCCCCCAGACGAGAACCAGCGGGCGCGGCACGCGCTCCTCCAGCTCGCCCATGGCGGCGGCCAGCACGCGCGCGGCGGACGGGTTGTGCCCGCCATCGAGCCAGAGCTCGGCGCCTGGCGGCAGGAGCTCCGGCAGCGGGCCGCCGGTGAGCCGGTCGAACCGGGCCGGCCAGCGCGCCGTCGCGAGGCCCTTCGCGATCTGGGCCTCCTGGACGGCGGGCTCGTCGATCGCGCGCAAGGTGGCGATGGCCGCGCCGGCATTGTCGAGCTGGAAGCGGCCCGGAAGCCGGGGCAGCGGCAGGTCGAGCAGGCCGGCGGTGTCCTGATAGACCAGCCGGCCATGCTGCTCGAAGACCTGCCAGTCCTGGCCGGAGACGAGAAGCGGCGCCGACAGGCGGGCCGCCGCCGTCTCCATGGCCTCCAGCGCCTCCGGCGGCTGCGGGCCGACGATGCAGGGCACGCCGGCGCGCATGATGCCGGCCTTCTCGCCCGCTATCGCCGGCAATGTATCGCCCAGGAACTGCTGGTGATCGTAGTCGACCGGCGTGATGACCGTCGCGCGCGGATGGTCGACGACATTGGTCGCGTCCAGCCTGCCGCCGAGCCCCACCTCGAGCAGCAGATAGTCCGCCGGATGGCGGGCGAAGGCGAGAAACGCCGCCGCGGTCGTGATCTCGAAATAGGTGATGGCGTGGCCGTCATTGGCGCGCTCGCATTCCTCCAGAAGCGCGCAGAGCTCGTCCTCCGGGATGGCCGCGCCGCCGCCGGGCCCGCCGAGCACGACCCGCTCGTGGAAGCGCACCAGATGGGGCGAGGTGTAGACGTGAACCCTCTTGCCCGCCGCCTCCAGCATGGCGCGGATGAAGGCGATGGTGGAGCCCTTGCCGTTCGTGCCCGCCACATGGATGACCGGCGGCAAAGCGCGCTCGGGATGGCCGAGCGCCTCCAGGAGGCGCCAGACCCTGTCGAGCGACAGGTCGATCACCTTCGGGTGGAGCGTCAGAAGGCGCTCGAGAATGGCATCGCTGCGCGCCATGGCGGATTACCGGTTGTCATGTATGGAAGGATGAGGCCCCTGCGCCGGCCATGTCCTTACTGGGCGGCTTCGCGCGAGGCTTCCGTATCGTCATTGGCGGCGGTGGGCTCCTCGCCCGCCTCGTCCTGCTCCTGCGACGCGGTCTCCTCGGCCTCCGCGAGAGCGGGCCCCTCCGTCGACCGCCCCGTCTCGAGCGCCGGCGCCTTCATGAGAAGGCGCAGGAGCCTACCGAGCGTCTCGGGCAGCTCATGGCGGTGCACCACCATGTCCACCATGCCGTGATCGCGCAGATATTCGGACCGCTGGAAGCCCTCCGGCAGCTTCTCGCGGATCGTCTGCTCGATGACGCGGGGGCCCGCAAAGCCGATCAGCGCATTGGGCTCGGCGATCTGGATGTCGCCCAGCATGGCGTAGGATGCCGTCACGCCGCCCGTCGTCGGGTTGGTCAGCACGACGATATAGGGCAGGCGCGCCTCGCGCAGCTCCTGGACGGCCGCGATGGTGCGCGGCATCTGCATGAGCGACAGGATGCCCTCCTGCATGCGCGCGCCGCCCGAGGAAGCGAACAGCACAAAGGGCGCGGCCCTGTCGACGGCGGCGCGCATCGCCTCGATGAGCGCCTCGCCGGCGGCCATGCCGAGCGAACCGCCCATGAAGGAGAAATCCTGCACGGCGGCCACCAGTTCGAGCCCGTCGAGCGTGCCGACACCGGCGAGCACCGCATCGTCCAGTCCGCTCTTGTTCCTTGCGTCCTTCAGCCGGTCGACATAGCGCCGCTCGTCGCGGAATTTCAGCGGATCCACCGCCACCTTGGGCTGCGGCAGCGCCTCGAAGGCCCCGTCGTCAAACAGATGCTTCAGGCGCAGCTCGGCGGGCATGCGCATGTGATAGCCGCTGCCGGGCACGACGAACTGGTTCGCCTCCAGGTCCCGGTAGAAGACCATCTGGCCGGTCTCGGGACACTTCACCCACAGATTCTCGGGCATCTCCCGCTTGGACAGGAAATTGCGGATCTTCGGGCGGACGAAATTCTTGATCCAGTTCAACGGCTCGTTCCTCGCATTCTGCTCCTTGCAGGCCCGGCTCAGGCTGCGCTCACACGCGCGCCGCGAACGCCCTCGGCCAGCTTGGAGACAAGATCCCTGACGGCGGCAACGGTTCCGGGCCCGGCCACGCCGCTCTCGTCGAGCCCCGACCGTACAGCCTCGACCACCGCGGAGCCAACCACCACGCCATCGGCATAGGCCGCGATCGCCGCGGCCTGCTCGGGCGTCTTCACGCCGAACCCGACGGCAATAGGCAGATGTGTATGGCGGCGGATCCGGTCAAGGGAGGCCTTCACGGCGGTCAGGTCGGGCGCGCGCGTGCCCGTGATGCCGAGCACGGAGACATAGTAGACGAAGCCGCTGGTATTGGCGAGCACGGCCGGCAGGCGCTTGTCGTCGGTGGTCGGCGTCGCGAGCCGGATGAAGTTGACGCCCCTGGACAGCGCCGGGATGCAGAGCTCCTGGTCCTCCTCCGGCGGCAGGTCCACCACGATCAGGCCGTCGACGCCCGCCGCGATGGCATCCTCCAGGAACCGGTCCACGCCATAGATGTAGATCGGGTTGTAGTAGCCCATCAGGACGATGGGCGTGTCGGGATCGCCCTCGCGGAAAGAGCGGACCATGCGAAGCGTCTTCCTCAGCGTCTGCCCGCCCTTGAGCGCGCGCTGGGAGGAGGCCTGAATCGCCGGGCCGTCGGCCATGGGGTCGGTGAAGGGCATGCCGATCTCGATCATGTCGGCGCCGGCGCCGGGCAGGCTCTTCAGGACCTCAAGCGAGGTGTCGTAATCGGGATCCCCGGCGGTCATGAAGGTGACCAGCGCGGCACGGCCCTCCGCCTTGAGGGCCTCGAAACGGGCGTCGATACGGGTCGCGGTCGTCATCTCTGTCACATCTCCACGCCCAGATGCCCGGCGACGGCGAAGACGTCCTTGTCGCCGCGCCCGCACATGTTCATCACCAGGATCTCGTCCGTCCCCATGGTCGGCGCGAGCTTCTCCACATAGGCGAGCGCGTGGGACGGTTCCAGCGCCGGGATGATGCCCTCCAGCCGCGTGCATAGCTGGAAGGCGTCGAGCGCCTCGCGGTCGGTGATCGCCACATAGTCGACCCGTCCGCTCTCCTTCAGCCAGGCATGCTCCGGCCCGATGCCGGGATAGTCGAGCCCCGCCGAGATCGAATGCGCCTCGGTGATCTGGCCGTCGTCGTTCTGCAGGAGATAGGTGCGGTTGCCGTGCAGCACGCCCGGCCGGCCGCCGGTCAGCGATGCGGCATGCTCGCCCGTCTCGATGCCGCGGCCCGCCGCCTCCACGCCGAAGATCCGGACATCCTTGTCGTCGAGGAAGGGATGGAACAGGCCGATGGCGTTCGAGCCGCCGCCGATGCAGGCGACCAGCGCGTCCGGCAGGCGGCCTTCCGCCTCCACGATCTGCTCGCGCACCTCCTTGCCGATCACCGACTGGAAGTCGCGCACCATGGCCGGATAGGGATGCGGGCCCGCCGCCGTGCCGATGATGTAGAAGGTCTCCTCCACATTCGCCACCCAGTCGCGCAGCGCCTCGTTCATGGCGTCCTTGAGCGTGCGCGAGCCCGACGTCACGGGCTTGACCTCCGCGCCGAGCAGCTTCATGCGGAAGACGTTCGGCTTCTGCCGCTCCACATCCTCCTCGCCCATATAGACGACGCAGGGCAGGCCGAAGCGCGCGCACACCGTCGCGACCGCCACGCCATGCTGGCCGGCGCCGGTCTCTGCGATGATGCGCGTCTTGCCCATGCGCCGGGCGAGCAGGATCTGGCCGAGGCAGTTGTTGATCTTGTGCGAGCCAGTGTGGTTCAGCTCGTCGCGCTTGAAATAGACCTTCGCGCCGCCGAGATGCTCGCTCAGCCGCTCGGCGAGATAGAGCGGGCTCGGCCGGCCGGCATAGGTGGCGTTGAGCGAGGCCAGCTCGGCATGGAAGGCCGGGTCGGCCTTCGCCGCCTCGTAGGCCTCCTCCAGCTCCAGGATGAGCGGCATCAGGGTTTCCGCGACGAAGCGGCCGCCGAATATGCCGAAATGGCCGCGCTCGTCGGGTCCCGAGCGATAGGTGTTGGGTACGCTGTCGGTCTTCACTTGGGTCATGATCTTTGCCGGCATTCGTGCCGTGTTTGGCGCGTGCGGCCCGATTGCCGCCGCCTCCTCCGGGCCCTACTTACCGCGCCGCCCGGGCCGCCTCAATGAATTTCCTGATCAGGCGCGCATCCTTCACCCCCGGCGCGCTCTCCACGCCGGAGGAAACGTCGACAATGGGCGCCCCCGTCACCGCGATGGCCCGTGCGACATTCTCCGCCGTCAGCCCGCCCGACAGCATGAAGCCGGCGCGCGGGGCCCCGTCGGCCTCCATCAGGTGCCAGTCGAAGGTGATGCCGTTGCCGCCGGGCAGCGCCTCGGCAAGGTTCTCCGGCGCCTTGGCATCGTAGAGGATCAGTGCGGCGGCGTCCCCATAGGCCTCCGCCCCCCGCACATCCCCGGCGTCGCGCACCTTCACCGCCTTGATGACCGGGGTGGCGAAGCGCTCCGCGATCTCGCGCACGCGCTCCGGGCTCTCATGGCCGTGGGCCTGGATAAAGTCCGGGCGGATCGCCTCGACGATCTCCCGCAGCGTCGCGTCGTCGGCATCGACCGTCAACGCCACGATGCGGGCGCGCCCCTTCGCGCGGGCGGCGAGCTCGCGCGCGGTATCGAGGCTCACATGGCGCGGGCTCGGCGGATAGAAGACGAGACCGACGAGGTCGGCCCCCGCCTCGAGCGCCGCGTCGAGCGCGGCCGCGCTCGTCAGCCCGCAGATCTTGATGTCCACCGCCATGATGTCCGTCACTCCCGGGCTGCGGAGCGGGCCGACCCAATCTCGTCGAGAATGGCCCGCGCGGCCTCCGCCGGGTCGTCGGCGCGGGTGATCGGCCGACCGATCACGAGAATGTCGGCACCGTCGGCCAGGGCGCTCGCGGGCGTCGCCACGCGCTTCTGGTCGCCATGTGCGGCGTTTTCCGGCCGGATGCCGGGCACGACCGTCAGGAAGGGCCCCGGGACCCGCCGGCGCAGCGCGCGCAGATCGTTCGCGCTGCAGACCACGCCGTCGAGCCCGCAATCGTGCGCCAGCCGGGCAAGGGTCAGCACATGGCCGGTCGGCGTGTCCTCGCCGCCGAGATTGTAGCCGAGCGTGGTGAGGTCGACGACGTCGAGGCTGGTGAGCACCGTGACCGCGATCAGCTTCGGGCGCCTCGCCTCGTCGATCTCGGCGACCGTCTCGCGCGCGGCCCGCAGCATGGCCGGCCCGCCGGAGGCATGGACGTTCACGATGGCCGGCAGGGGATCGAGCGACATGAGCGCGCGCAAGCCGCCCGCGACGGTGTTGGGGATGTCGTGCAGCTTCAGGTCCAGGAAGATCGGAACGCCCGCCTCCGCCACGCGCTCATAGCCCGCCCGGCCATGGGCGTAGAAGAACTCCAGCCCGATCTTGACGTAGCCGACCGTGCCGGCGAGCGCGCGGGCAAGGCCCGCCGCGGTTTCGGGATCGGTGGTGTCGAGCGCGACACAGATCGGATTGTCCGGCGGTGCCATGGGTCTCCCTGTCGTCCAGTCGGCGAAGATCTCCGCACGCCCTGTCATATAGTGCGTGCGTGCGCCTTATAGCAGACCGGCCCGCCCGGGAAAACGGGAGCGGGCCGGGCGCCGGGTGGCGATCCTGTCCAATTAGAACGGCACCGGCCCACTCCCCCACCCGGCCACCCACGGAAGTATCATCTCATGGGTGGCCGGGTGGGGGAGTGGGCCGGTGCAGCCTGACCGGATAACACGCTAGAGCATATTTCACTCAAGTTGGGACAGACC from the Kaustia mangrovi genome contains:
- the trxA gene encoding thioredoxin TrxA, translating into MATVKVSDTSFENDVLKANGPVVVDFWAEWCGPCKMIAPALEEIAGELGDKVTIAKINVDENPGVPSRYGVRGIPTLMLFKDGEVASTQVGALPKGKLQEWIEGAI
- a CDS encoding bifunctional folylpolyglutamate synthase/dihydrofolate synthase is translated as MARSDAILERLLTLHPKVIDLSLDRVWRLLEALGHPERALPPVIHVAGTNGKGSTIAFIRAMLEAAGKRVHVYTSPHLVRFHERVVLGGPGGGAAIPEDELCALLEECERANDGHAITYFEITTAAAFLAFARHPADYLLLEVGLGGRLDATNVVDHPRATVITPVDYDHQQFLGDTLPAIAGEKAGIMRAGVPCIVGPQPPEALEAMETAAARLSAPLLVSGQDWQVFEQHGRLVYQDTAGLLDLPLPRLPGRFQLDNAGAAIATLRAIDEPAVQEAQIAKGLATARWPARFDRLTGGPLPELLPPGAELWLDGGHNPSAARVLAAAMGELEERVPRPLVLVWGLLTTKDAAGYLGAFRGLARKIVALTIPGEENAVPAADLAAIAQEEGFEAETAETLEEALALAGQTAGDGEGEPPRVLICGSLYLAGHVLAAQAPVA
- the accD gene encoding acetyl-CoA carboxylase, carboxyltransferase subunit beta; the encoded protein is MNWIKNFVRPKIRNFLSKREMPENLWVKCPETGQMVFYRDLEANQFVVPGSGYHMRMPAELRLKHLFDDGAFEALPQPKVAVDPLKFRDERRYVDRLKDARNKSGLDDAVLAGVGTLDGLELVAAVQDFSFMGGSLGMAAGEALIEAMRAAVDRAAPFVLFASSGGARMQEGILSLMQMPRTIAAVQELREARLPYIVVLTNPTTGGVTASYAMLGDIQIAEPNALIGFAGPRVIEQTIREKLPEGFQRSEYLRDHGMVDMVVHRHELPETLGRLLRLLMKAPALETGRSTEGPALAEAEETASQEQDEAGEEPTAANDDTEASREAAQ
- the trpA gene encoding tryptophan synthase subunit alpha; amino-acid sequence: MTTATRIDARFEALKAEGRAALVTFMTAGDPDYDTSLEVLKSLPGAGADMIEIGMPFTDPMADGPAIQASSQRALKGGQTLRKTLRMVRSFREGDPDTPIVLMGYYNPIYIYGVDRFLEDAIAAGVDGLIVVDLPPEEDQELCIPALSRGVNFIRLATPTTDDKRLPAVLANTSGFVYYVSVLGITGTRAPDLTAVKASLDRIRRHTHLPIAVGFGVKTPEQAAAIAAYADGVVVGSAVVEAVRSGLDESGVAGPGTVAAVRDLVSKLAEGVRGARVSAA
- the trpB gene encoding tryptophan synthase subunit beta; protein product: MTQVKTDSVPNTYRSGPDERGHFGIFGGRFVAETLMPLILELEEAYEAAKADPAFHAELASLNATYAGRPSPLYLAERLSEHLGGAKVYFKRDELNHTGSHKINNCLGQILLARRMGKTRIIAETGAGQHGVAVATVCARFGLPCVVYMGEEDVERQKPNVFRMKLLGAEVKPVTSGSRTLKDAMNEALRDWVANVEETFYIIGTAAGPHPYPAMVRDFQSVIGKEVREQIVEAEGRLPDALVACIGGGSNAIGLFHPFLDDKDVRIFGVEAAGRGIETGEHAASLTGGRPGVLHGNRTYLLQNDDGQITEAHSISAGLDYPGIGPEHAWLKESGRVDYVAITDREALDAFQLCTRLEGIIPALEPSHALAYVEKLAPTMGTDEILVMNMCGRGDKDVFAVAGHLGVEM
- a CDS encoding phosphoribosylanthranilate isomerase yields the protein MAVDIKICGLTSAAALDAALEAGADLVGLVFYPPSPRHVSLDTARELAARAKGRARIVALTVDADDATLREIVEAIRPDFIQAHGHESPERVREIAERFATPVIKAVKVRDAGDVRGAEAYGDAAALILYDAKAPENLAEALPGGNGITFDWHLMEADGAPRAGFMLSGGLTAENVARAIAVTGAPIVDVSSGVESAPGVKDARLIRKFIEAARAAR
- the pyrF gene encoding orotidine-5'-phosphate decarboxylase, which codes for MAPPDNPICVALDTTDPETAAGLARALAGTVGYVKIGLEFFYAHGRAGYERVAEAGVPIFLDLKLHDIPNTVAGGLRALMSLDPLPAIVNVHASGGPAMLRAARETVAEIDEARRPKLIAVTVLTSLDVVDLTTLGYNLGGEDTPTGHVLTLARLAHDCGLDGVVCSANDLRALRRRVPGPFLTVVPGIRPENAAHGDQKRVATPASALADGADILVIGRPITRADDPAEAARAILDEIGSARSAARE